The sequence TCTGtcatctctctctttctctagaTCTCTGTATTGTGTGCCTACTGATCACTATCTCTCAATAATATGTTCATGCCCAAGGTGGGTTCATCgttaatttttatcatttttttcctCTTTCTGTTTAGCTAATTAATCatgaaaacttgatttggttGTTTGAATTCCCCTCTCTGTCTCTCAGATCTCTCTAACTATCATCAAGTTTTGCATGGTTTGGTTGCTTAAATTGGATTGATATATATATTTCAGGGTGCCGCTGGTTGTTGTACGACAAAAGCAGTTTTGGTGACAGTCTACGTCGTTAGGCTAACTATTGCAAGGAGAAATTCTTCACCGCAGCGTAGATTATTTCACAATCGTAATCGTCAATTGTTTCAGAATCGTCATCGCATTAAACAAGCTGCAATACATCATCAACTTCATCATTATCCTAATAATAAAAGTATAAGTGGTGGTGCAGTCGCTAGAAGAAAAGGTCAAGGAGGAGGAGGAAACGGCTACGATAGGAAAGCCGAGCTTCTCAAATATTCTCATCGCTTACGTGAGTCAGCTAAATCAACGGCATCCACTCCCGTACTACTTACTTCCCCCACTCCATTGCAAATTCCAACTAAGGTAAAATGAATTCATTTCTATTCTTTTGTGTTAAATCCTGTATAGGGTTATGCATTGTTATGGAATTAATGATGACATATTTGATGCTAATTTAACACAAATTCTTTGTAGAGTAAGCCAGTTGGAGGTGATAACACGCGCAGATTTTCAGGATTTCCTACTTGTTTTGCcaagttgaagattttctttaaTGCAAGTTTCTTCAATTCACTAACAAGTTTTAATAACTGCAAGAGTATAGTGACAAGGAAGAAGAATACGGAACGTAGACGACTACCCGGGGCAACTAAG comes from Papaver somniferum cultivar HN1 chromosome 7, ASM357369v1, whole genome shotgun sequence and encodes:
- the LOC113293328 gene encoding uncharacterized protein LOC113293328, with the protein product MFMPKGAAGCCTTKAVLVTVYVVRLTIARRNSSPQRRLFHNRNRQLFQNRHRIKQAAIHHQLHHYPNNKSISGGAVARRKGQGGGGNGYDRKAELLKYSHRLRESAKSTASTPVLLTSPTPLQIPTKSKPVGGDNTRRFSGFPTCFAKLKIFFNASFFNSLTSFNNCKSIVTRKKNTERRRLPGATKLKTARVQKKCTALLSKLFSRIRLCR